From the Kitasatospora viridis genome, one window contains:
- the pdhA gene encoding pyruvate dehydrogenase (acetyl-transferring) E1 component subunit alpha has translation MTVKSTSRARKKAAPGVPDSLRTGQDAPAELVQLLTPEGERVENPEFPLTVTPEELRALYRDLVLVRRFDGEATALQRQGELGLWASLLGQEAAQVGSGRAMRENDYAFPTYREHGVAWCRGVDPLNLLGMFRGVNHGGWDPNEKNFHLYTIVIGSQTLHATGYAMGITKDGAEDAVIAYFGDGASSQGDVNEAFTFASVYNAPVVFFCQNNQWAISEPTTTQTRIPLYRRAAGFGFPGVRVDGNDVLACLAVTRWALDRARSGSGPVLIEAFTYRMGAHTTSDDPTRYRSSEETEAWKAKDPISRLRAHLEREGLADEEFFAAVDAESEALGLRVREGVRSMPDPDPTLIFDHVYAEPHALVAEERAEYVAYAQSFEGGE, from the coding sequence GTGACCGTCAAAAGCACGTCGAGGGCGCGCAAGAAGGCCGCCCCCGGCGTCCCCGACAGCCTCCGCACGGGGCAGGACGCCCCCGCCGAGCTCGTCCAACTGCTCACGCCCGAGGGCGAGCGGGTCGAGAACCCGGAGTTCCCGCTGACCGTCACGCCCGAGGAGCTGCGGGCGCTCTACCGCGACCTGGTGCTGGTGCGCCGGTTCGACGGCGAGGCGACCGCGCTGCAGCGGCAGGGCGAGCTGGGCCTGTGGGCCTCGTTGCTCGGCCAGGAGGCGGCCCAGGTCGGCAGCGGCCGCGCGATGCGGGAGAACGACTACGCCTTCCCCACCTACCGCGAGCACGGCGTCGCCTGGTGCCGCGGGGTGGACCCGCTCAACCTGCTCGGGATGTTCCGCGGGGTCAACCACGGTGGCTGGGACCCGAACGAGAAGAACTTCCACCTCTACACCATCGTGATCGGCTCGCAGACCCTGCACGCGACCGGCTACGCGATGGGCATCACCAAGGACGGCGCGGAGGACGCGGTGATCGCCTACTTCGGCGACGGCGCCTCCAGCCAGGGCGACGTCAACGAGGCCTTCACCTTCGCCTCGGTCTACAACGCCCCGGTGGTCTTCTTCTGCCAGAACAACCAGTGGGCGATCTCCGAGCCCACCACCACCCAGACCCGGATCCCGCTCTACCGCCGCGCCGCCGGCTTCGGCTTCCCGGGCGTGCGGGTGGACGGCAACGACGTGCTGGCCTGCCTCGCGGTCACCCGCTGGGCGCTGGACCGGGCCCGCAGCGGCTCCGGCCCGGTGCTGATCGAGGCGTTCACCTACCGGATGGGCGCGCACACCACCTCGGACGACCCCACCCGCTACCGCAGCAGCGAGGAGACCGAGGCCTGGAAGGCCAAGGACCCGATCTCCCGGCTGCGCGCCCACCTGGAGCGCGAGGGCCTGGCGGACGAGGAGTTCTTCGCCGCGGTCGACGCCGAGAGCGAGGCCCTGGGCCTGCGGGTGCGCGAGGGCGTCCGGTCGATGCCGGACCCGGACCCGACCCTGATCTTCGACCACGTCTACGCCGAGCCGCACGCCCTGGTGGCCGAGGAGCGGGCCGAGTACGTGGCGTACGCGCAGTCCTTCGAGGGTGGGGAGTAG
- a CDS encoding SLATT domain-containing protein, whose product MSQPEMQPEESPWGKDVGEEDQPTPAAGAGRDRAATRRRADLSARQFPLGDWGEPAERLEELYRWSEERAVEAIEWYRRDRLWKRRWARVLRFGAVVLGVAGVALPLVQLTGRLPHGSAWGYVALALAGGCLGADRAFGLSSGWMRDVSTGQALQRRLEAFQFDWASECVREVLGPTEGTAGEAAERCLGVLRRFCEDVSELVRGETSEWMLEFRARMTQLPTQAPGSWGGRSEAGVPAQVRVLPPPGTRPTMPRQRPPEGPLR is encoded by the coding sequence GTGAGCCAGCCCGAAATGCAGCCCGAGGAAAGTCCCTGGGGCAAGGACGTCGGCGAGGAGGACCAGCCCACGCCCGCGGCCGGCGCCGGCCGGGACCGGGCCGCCACCCGCCGCCGCGCCGACCTGAGTGCCCGCCAGTTCCCCCTGGGGGACTGGGGGGAGCCGGCCGAGCGGCTGGAGGAGCTGTACCGCTGGTCCGAGGAGCGGGCCGTCGAGGCGATCGAGTGGTACCGCCGGGACCGGCTGTGGAAGCGCCGCTGGGCCCGGGTGCTGCGGTTCGGCGCGGTCGTGCTCGGCGTCGCCGGGGTGGCCCTGCCGCTGGTCCAGCTGACCGGCCGGCTGCCGCACGGCAGCGCCTGGGGCTACGTCGCGCTGGCGCTGGCCGGCGGCTGCCTGGGCGCCGACCGGGCCTTCGGGCTCTCCAGCGGCTGGATGCGGGACGTCTCCACCGGGCAGGCGCTGCAGCGCCGCCTGGAGGCCTTCCAGTTCGACTGGGCCTCGGAGTGCGTGCGCGAGGTGCTCGGCCCCACCGAGGGCACCGCGGGCGAGGCGGCCGAGCGCTGCCTCGGGGTGCTGCGGCGGTTCTGCGAGGACGTCTCCGAGCTGGTCCGCGGCGAGACCTCGGAGTGGATGCTGGAGTTCCGGGCCCGGATGACCCAGCTGCCCACCCAGGCGCCCGGCTCCTGGGGCGGCCGCTCGGAGGCCGGGGTGCCGGCGCAGGTGCGGGTGCTGCCGCCGCCCGGTACCCGGCCGACCATGCCCCGCCAGCGGCCGCCGGAGGGCCCGCTGCGCTGA
- a CDS encoding M64 family metallopeptidase translates to MTPGSPGRLIRSLAALVLLATAVAPALAGLADPEPLGSLGLLPDRALPPRGGVAPARLRGIGAAPTVDIRRTGDPANRITLVLLGDGYTAAQQDLFHQQADQAWRALMDIEPFRSYRDFFNIRRVDVVSPTSGIAETDGRGARPATPLGMHFWCEGTARLLCADEAATARYAGPGEGPQYLIALANSVEYGGAGGTGVTTLAGGSPDAGRIIQHEIGHTVGDLGDEYDSAPTDTDYPNLSGEGADAMRRDHAKWWRWLGAQSPDGGGEVGAYRSANGVYRPTEDSVMRTLGGSYNLPSREAILEQLYRRVSPLDGVDPRPGQVSGRPRLTVRPLTLEGGRRLQVQWKVDGHPVASQAPDQTWLDPAALGLPAGHRTTVTATVRDTTDWVRDEAFRDQHMTRTVSWTLAG, encoded by the coding sequence ATGACGCCTGGCAGCCCTGGCCGTCTCATCCGGAGTCTGGCCGCACTCGTCCTGCTCGCCACCGCCGTGGCGCCCGCGCTGGCCGGCTTGGCCGACCCGGAGCCGCTCGGCTCGCTCGGACTGCTCCCGGACCGCGCGCTGCCGCCCCGCGGCGGCGTCGCGCCGGCCCGGCTGCGCGGCATCGGCGCGGCCCCCACCGTGGACATACGCCGCACCGGTGACCCGGCCAACCGGATCACCCTGGTGCTGCTCGGCGACGGCTACACGGCCGCCCAGCAGGACCTCTTCCACCAACAGGCGGACCAGGCCTGGCGGGCCCTGATGGACATCGAGCCGTTCCGCAGCTACCGGGACTTCTTCAACATACGGCGGGTGGACGTGGTCTCCCCGACCTCCGGGATCGCCGAGACCGACGGCCGCGGCGCCCGCCCGGCCACCCCGCTCGGCATGCACTTCTGGTGCGAGGGCACGGCCCGGCTGCTCTGCGCCGACGAGGCCGCCACCGCCCGCTACGCCGGCCCCGGCGAGGGCCCGCAGTACCTGATCGCGCTGGCCAACTCCGTCGAGTACGGCGGGGCCGGCGGCACCGGCGTGACCACGCTGGCCGGCGGCAGCCCGGACGCCGGCCGGATCATCCAGCACGAGATCGGGCACACCGTCGGCGACCTGGGCGACGAGTACGACAGCGCGCCGACCGACACCGACTACCCCAACCTGTCCGGCGAGGGCGCCGACGCGATGCGCCGCGACCACGCCAAGTGGTGGCGCTGGCTGGGCGCGCAGTCGCCGGACGGCGGCGGCGAGGTGGGCGCCTACCGGAGCGCCAACGGGGTCTACCGCCCGACCGAGGACTCGGTGATGCGGACCCTGGGCGGCAGCTACAACCTGCCCTCCCGGGAGGCGATCCTGGAGCAGCTCTACCGCCGGGTCTCCCCGCTGGACGGCGTCGACCCGCGCCCGGGCCAGGTCAGCGGCCGACCGCGGCTGACGGTCCGTCCGCTGACCCTGGAGGGCGGCCGGCGGCTCCAGGTGCAGTGGAAGGTGGACGGGCACCCGGTGGCCTCGCAGGCCCCGGACCAGACCTGGCTGGACCCGGCGGCGCTGGGCCTGCCGGCCGGCCACCGGACCACGGTGACCGCGACGGTGCGGGACACCACCGACTGGGTGCGGGACGAGGCCTTCCGGGACCAGCACATGACCCGTACGGTGAGCTGGACGCTGGCCGGCTGA
- a CDS encoding GntR family transcriptional regulator: MVVLGLGDVGAGSGRLPIQRNSLREQIAGALREELMAGRLPAGSNFTVKEIAELYGVSATPAREALVDLAAQGLLRAEHHRGFTVPELRWADFLEIFEARTLLTDSAFRQFAVRHAVPDPDRLGPLRRRAEAAARAVRAGNLDVMVGCDRRFWQGIAEFLENRRIAEYLDWLRVQSWMFAAPYLRSGGELAGLCWDRQPELVELIAAADLAGARRLLDDYNLFTVRLLARLTGESLDSVTVLGLLTAGAGERSTADPAPGR, from the coding sequence GTGGTCGTACTCGGTCTCGGCGACGTGGGGGCCGGTTCCGGGCGCCTGCCGATCCAGCGCAACAGCCTGCGCGAGCAGATCGCCGGGGCGCTGCGCGAGGAGTTGATGGCCGGTCGGCTGCCGGCCGGCAGCAACTTCACGGTGAAGGAGATCGCCGAGCTCTACGGGGTCTCGGCGACTCCGGCCCGCGAGGCGCTGGTCGACCTGGCCGCCCAGGGGCTGCTGCGGGCCGAGCACCACCGCGGCTTCACCGTGCCCGAGCTGCGCTGGGCAGACTTCCTGGAGATCTTCGAGGCCCGCACGCTGCTCACCGACAGCGCCTTCCGGCAGTTCGCCGTCCGGCACGCCGTGCCCGACCCGGACCGGCTGGGCCCGCTGCGCCGGCGGGCCGAGGCGGCGGCCCGGGCGGTGCGGGCCGGCAACCTGGACGTGATGGTCGGCTGCGACCGGCGGTTCTGGCAGGGCATCGCCGAGTTCCTGGAGAACCGGCGGATCGCCGAGTACCTGGACTGGCTGCGGGTGCAGTCCTGGATGTTCGCCGCGCCCTACCTGCGGTCCGGCGGCGAGCTGGCCGGGCTCTGCTGGGACCGGCAGCCCGAGCTGGTCGAGCTCATCGCCGCCGCCGACCTGGCCGGCGCCCGCCGGCTGCTGGACGACTACAACCTGTTCACCGTGCGGCTGCTGGCCCGGCTGACCGGCGAGTCACTGGACTCGGTCACCGTGCTGGGCCTGCTCACCGCGGGTGCCGGGGAGCGGTCCACCGCCGACCCCGCGCCGGGCCGGTAG
- a CDS encoding maleylpyruvate isomerase family mycothiol-dependent enzyme yields MTDNQVVQTYTDAWTHAIEAISELLAALPSDSWNRATELPGWSVRDVVSHVIGVESELLGDPRPIHSLPSDLFHVKDDVSRYLELPVDKRRCHTSPEMTAELEYVIIRRARSLRNATTGADDPVAMPLGPGAYQVPYQRLLQLRAMDLWVHEQDLRRALGLSGNLDSPGAPITRDVLLAGLPRVVAKSAGAPAGTTVALDVGGPLEFLRTVRVDQDGRGSIDDRITLGPDVRFSTDWETYLRLATGRVRADGLPAGRLRVDGDQELAERILAKFSVMP; encoded by the coding sequence GTGACCGACAATCAGGTCGTCCAGACCTACACGGATGCCTGGACGCACGCCATCGAGGCCATATCCGAGCTGTTGGCGGCGCTGCCCTCCGACTCGTGGAACCGGGCGACCGAACTGCCCGGCTGGTCGGTGCGCGACGTCGTGTCGCACGTGATCGGCGTCGAGTCGGAACTGCTCGGCGATCCGCGCCCGATCCACTCGCTCCCGAGCGACCTCTTCCACGTCAAGGACGACGTCTCCCGCTACCTCGAACTCCCGGTCGACAAGCGCCGTTGCCACACCTCGCCGGAGATGACGGCCGAGCTGGAGTACGTGATCATCCGCCGCGCCCGGTCGCTGCGCAACGCCACCACCGGAGCGGACGACCCGGTCGCCATGCCGCTCGGCCCGGGCGCCTACCAGGTGCCCTACCAGCGGCTGCTGCAGCTGCGGGCGATGGACCTCTGGGTGCACGAGCAGGACCTGCGGCGGGCCCTCGGGCTGTCCGGCAACCTGGACTCCCCCGGCGCCCCGATCACCCGCGACGTGCTGCTGGCCGGCCTGCCCCGGGTGGTCGCCAAGAGCGCCGGCGCGCCGGCCGGCACCACCGTCGCCCTCGACGTCGGCGGCCCGCTGGAGTTCCTGCGCACCGTCCGGGTCGACCAGGACGGTCGCGGCTCGATCGACGACCGGATCACCCTGGGCCCGGACGTGCGGTTCAGCACCGACTGGGAGACCTACCTGCGCCTGGCCACCGGCCGGGTCCGGGCCGACGGGCTGCCCGCGGGCCGGCTGCGGGTGGACGGCGACCAGGAGCTGGCCGAGCGGATCCTGGCGAAGTTCTCGGTCATGCCGTAG
- a CDS encoding alpha-ketoacid dehydrogenase subunit beta: MSKLSMSKAINEGLRSCLEADPKTLVMGEDVGKLGGVFRVTDGLQKDFGEDRVIDTPLAESGIVGTAIGLALRGYRPVVEIQFDGFVYPAFDQIVTQLAKMHARALGHVKMPVTIRIPYAGGIGAVEHHSESHEAYFAHTAGLRVVTPSNPDDAYWMLRQSVESDDPVIFLEPKARYWDKAEISAAPALDLHAAKVVRPGTDLTLLAYGPTVKTCLEAAAAAEQDGHRLEVVDLRSLSPIDFPTLAASIKRTGRAVVVHEAPVFMGMGAELAARLTEQCFYHLEAPVLRVGGYYAPYPPSRVEEQFLPDLDRVLDAVDRALAF; this comes from the coding sequence ATGTCCAAGCTCAGCATGTCGAAGGCGATCAACGAGGGACTGCGCAGCTGTCTGGAGGCCGACCCCAAGACCCTGGTCATGGGGGAGGACGTCGGCAAGCTCGGCGGTGTCTTCCGGGTGACCGACGGTCTGCAGAAGGACTTCGGCGAGGACCGGGTGATCGACACCCCGCTCGCCGAGTCCGGCATCGTCGGCACCGCGATCGGCCTCGCGCTGCGCGGCTACCGCCCGGTCGTGGAGATCCAGTTCGACGGCTTCGTGTACCCGGCCTTCGACCAGATCGTCACCCAGCTGGCCAAGATGCACGCCCGCGCGCTCGGGCACGTCAAGATGCCGGTCACCATCCGGATCCCCTACGCGGGTGGTATCGGCGCCGTCGAGCACCACAGCGAGTCGCACGAGGCCTACTTCGCGCACACCGCCGGCCTGCGGGTGGTCACCCCGTCCAACCCGGACGACGCGTACTGGATGCTCCGGCAGTCGGTGGAGTCCGACGATCCGGTGATCTTCCTGGAGCCGAAGGCCCGCTACTGGGACAAGGCCGAGATCAGCGCCGCCCCGGCGCTCGACCTGCACGCCGCCAAGGTGGTCCGCCCCGGCACCGACCTGACCCTGCTGGCCTACGGCCCGACGGTGAAGACCTGCCTGGAGGCCGCCGCGGCGGCCGAGCAGGACGGCCACCGCCTTGAGGTGGTGGACCTGCGCTCGCTCTCCCCGATCGACTTCCCGACGCTGGCCGCCTCCATCAAGCGGACCGGCCGGGCCGTCGTGGTGCACGAGGCGCCGGTCTTCATGGGCATGGGCGCCGAGCTCGCCGCCCGGCTGACCGAGCAGTGCTTCTACCACCTGGAGGCCCCGGTGCTGCGGGTCGGCGGCTACTACGCGCCGTACCCGCCGTCCCGGGTCGAGGAGCAGTTCCTGCCGGACCTGGACCGCGTGCTCGACGCGGTCGACCGCGCCCTGGCGTTCTGA
- a CDS encoding response regulator — translation MSKNGRIRVFLLDDHEVVRRGVHELLSGEDDIEVVGEAGTAAEALSRIPAVRPDVAVLDVRLPDGNGVEVCREVRSADPRIRCLMLTSFSDDEALFDSIMAGASGYVLKAIRGTDLLSAVRDVAAGKSLLDPVATSRVLERLRTGGEPEDEKLAQLTRQERRILDLIGEGMTNRQIGNELHLAEKTVKNYVSSLLAKLGMERRTQAAAYVARLGTEQQH, via the coding sequence ATGAGCAAAAACGGACGAATCAGGGTTTTTCTCCTCGATGACCACGAGGTGGTCCGACGCGGCGTCCACGAACTGCTGTCCGGCGAGGACGACATCGAAGTGGTCGGCGAGGCCGGCACGGCCGCCGAGGCGCTCAGCCGGATCCCGGCGGTGCGGCCCGACGTGGCGGTGCTCGACGTGCGGCTGCCGGACGGCAACGGCGTGGAGGTCTGCCGCGAGGTGCGCTCCGCGGACCCGCGGATCCGCTGCCTGATGCTCACCTCGTTCTCCGACGACGAGGCGCTCTTCGACTCCATCATGGCCGGCGCCTCCGGCTACGTGCTCAAGGCGATCCGCGGCACCGACCTGCTCTCCGCGGTGCGCGACGTGGCGGCCGGGAAGTCGCTGCTCGACCCGGTGGCCACCTCCCGGGTGCTGGAGCGGCTGCGCACCGGCGGCGAGCCGGAGGACGAGAAGCTGGCCCAGCTGACCCGGCAGGAGCGGCGGATCCTGGACCTGATCGGCGAGGGCATGACGAACCGTCAGATCGGCAACGAGCTGCACCTGGCGGAGAAGACCGTGAAGAACTACGTGTCCAGCCTGCTGGCCAAGCTCGGCATGGAACGGCGCACCCAGGCGGCCGCCTATGTCGCACGACTGGGCACGGAACAGCAGCACTGA
- a CDS encoding MFS transporter: MPADPATSSPSLPASVPAPRPAPGRLPGTPHPEAALPPGGRAAWLAWGIGVSVYVLAVIHRTSLGVAGLDAAHRFSVGASALSAFSILQVLVYAAMQIPVGLLVDRYGPRRVLLAGVLLLSAGQLAFAFSTSFGPALASRAVLGCGDAMTFISVLRIAARWFPAARNPLVAQLTGLAGMGGNLVTTVVLARALHTEGWTTTFAGTALLGVAVFALVALWLREVPPGPSGQQSAAPVADGPQPSLLARIRECWHEPGTRLGLWVHFTTQFPGNAFSLLWGLPYLVEGQGMSRGGAAGLLTLLVLSNMAFGLLFGRLLSRSSQARMPITLGVIAGTSASWAAALAWPGGHPPFWLLLLLIVAMGSNGPGSLVGLEYARAHNPGHRLGTASGIANMGGFVATMLTLLGVGLLLDAVSGGAETYSAGAFRIAFCWLAVPMAVGTAMVLRLHRQVGRAAATA; this comes from the coding sequence ATGCCCGCGGACCCCGCCACCAGCTCCCCGTCCCTGCCCGCGTCCGTCCCCGCGCCCCGGCCCGCCCCCGGCCGGCTCCCCGGGACCCCGCACCCCGAGGCCGCCCTCCCGCCCGGCGGCCGGGCCGCCTGGCTGGCCTGGGGCATCGGGGTCAGCGTCTACGTCCTGGCGGTGATCCACCGCACCAGCCTCGGCGTCGCCGGGCTGGACGCCGCGCACCGGTTCTCCGTGGGCGCCTCCGCGCTCTCCGCCTTCTCCATCCTCCAGGTGCTGGTCTACGCCGCGATGCAGATCCCGGTCGGCCTGCTGGTGGACCGGTACGGTCCGCGCCGGGTGCTGCTGGCCGGCGTGCTGCTGCTCAGCGCCGGGCAGTTGGCCTTCGCCTTCAGCACCTCCTTCGGGCCCGCGCTGGCCTCCCGGGCGGTGCTCGGCTGCGGCGACGCGATGACCTTCATCAGCGTCCTGCGGATCGCCGCCCGCTGGTTCCCGGCCGCCCGCAACCCGCTGGTCGCCCAACTCACCGGCCTGGCCGGCATGGGCGGCAACCTGGTCACCACCGTGGTGCTGGCCCGGGCGCTGCACACCGAGGGCTGGACCACCACCTTCGCCGGCACGGCGCTGCTCGGGGTGGCGGTCTTCGCGCTGGTCGCGCTCTGGCTGCGGGAGGTCCCGCCGGGCCCGTCCGGGCAGCAGTCGGCGGCGCCGGTGGCGGACGGCCCGCAGCCCTCGCTGCTGGCCCGGATCCGGGAGTGCTGGCACGAGCCGGGCACCCGGCTCGGCCTGTGGGTGCACTTCACCACCCAGTTCCCCGGCAACGCCTTCTCGCTGCTCTGGGGCCTGCCCTACCTGGTGGAGGGGCAGGGCATGAGCCGCGGCGGGGCGGCCGGGCTGCTCACCCTGCTGGTGCTCAGCAACATGGCCTTCGGCCTGCTCTTCGGCCGGCTGCTCTCCCGCTCCTCGCAGGCCCGGATGCCGATCACCCTGGGCGTGATCGCCGGCACCTCGGCCAGCTGGGCGGCGGCGCTGGCCTGGCCCGGCGGGCACCCGCCGTTCTGGCTGCTTTTGCTGCTCATCGTGGCGATGGGCAGCAACGGGCCCGGCTCGCTGGTCGGCCTGGAGTACGCCCGCGCGCACAACCCGGGGCACCGGCTGGGCACCGCCTCCGGGATCGCCAACATGGGCGGCTTCGTGGCCACCATGCTGACCCTGCTCGGCGTCGGGCTGCTGCTGGACGCGGTCTCCGGCGGCGCCGAGACCTACTCGGCCGGCGCCTTCCGGATCGCCTTCTGCTGGCTCGCGGTGCCGATGGCGGTCGGCACCGCGATGGTGCTGCGGCTGCACCGCCAGGTCGGGCGGGCCGCCGCTACGGCATGA
- a CDS encoding carbon-nitrogen family hydrolase translates to MRASLIQLSVSDAEPVAERRARADALVRAQRGADLVVLPELWALGGFAYDAWSAGAEPLDGPTAELMARAAKDIGAWLHAGSIVERDPDGPVYNTSLVFSPGGDLVQTYRKIHRFGFDSGEAVAMGAGQEIVTAGTEFATLGLATCYDLRFPELFRALLDAGAELMVVPAAWPARRREHWSLLARARAVEEQAFVLACNTAGTHAGVEQAGYSVVVDPWGTVLAEAGPDEEVLTVEFDPAEVARARAEFPVLRDRLLGIPAPAQRR, encoded by the coding sequence GTGCGCGCCTCTTTGATCCAACTCTCCGTTTCCGACGCCGAACCGGTGGCCGAGCGGCGGGCCCGCGCGGACGCGCTGGTGCGCGCCCAGCGGGGTGCCGACCTGGTGGTCCTGCCGGAGCTCTGGGCGCTCGGCGGGTTCGCCTATGACGCCTGGTCAGCCGGGGCCGAGCCGCTGGACGGCCCGACCGCCGAGCTGATGGCGCGGGCCGCCAAGGACATCGGTGCCTGGCTGCACGCCGGCTCGATCGTCGAGCGCGATCCGGACGGGCCGGTCTACAACACCTCCTTGGTCTTCTCCCCCGGTGGAGACCTGGTGCAGACCTACCGGAAGATCCACCGCTTCGGCTTCGACAGCGGCGAGGCGGTGGCGATGGGGGCCGGCCAGGAGATCGTCACGGCCGGCACCGAGTTCGCCACCCTGGGCCTGGCCACCTGCTACGACCTGCGCTTCCCGGAGCTCTTCCGGGCGCTGCTGGACGCCGGCGCCGAGCTGATGGTGGTGCCCGCCGCCTGGCCGGCCCGCCGGCGCGAGCACTGGAGCCTGCTGGCCCGGGCCCGCGCGGTGGAGGAGCAGGCCTTCGTGCTGGCCTGCAACACCGCGGGCACCCACGCCGGCGTCGAACAGGCGGGCTACAGCGTGGTGGTGGACCCCTGGGGCACCGTGCTGGCCGAGGCCGGCCCGGACGAGGAGGTGCTCACGGTGGAGTTCGACCCGGCGGAGGTGGCCCGGGCGCGCGCCGAGTTCCCGGTGCTCCGGGACCGCCTGCTGGGCATCCCGGCCCCGGCCCAGCGGCGCTGA
- a CDS encoding dihydrolipoamide acetyltransferase family protein, with amino-acid sequence MTTEVRSLREFKMPDVGEGLTEAEILKWYVQPGDTVTDGQVVCEVETAKAAVELPIPYNGVVEALHFPEGTTVDVGTAIIAVAVAGAPGEAPAAPAAAPVAPAPAAEEAEPAKREPVLVGYGPRTGTAQRRARRTTAAAPAAPVAPAAAAPAPVAPAAPVAAVPVTGERPLAKPPVRKLAKDLGVDLATVVPTGKDGVITREDVHAAAAPAPALPAPVAAAVEAAPVEAAPPPATGLDVRIPVKGVRKATAQAMVASAFTAPHVTEFVQVDVTRTMKLVRELKESGELGPGVRVSPLLLVAKALLTAVRRYPEINAAWDEANQEIVVKGQVNLGIAAATPRGLIVPNIKNAGALTLPALATELGALIDTARQGKTSPAAMSGGTVTITNVGVFGVDTGTPILNPGEAAILAFGQVRELPWVHKGRVVPRLVTTLALSFDHRLVDGELGSKVLADTAAVLEKPKKLITWG; translated from the coding sequence ATGACCACCGAAGTGCGCTCACTCCGTGAGTTCAAGATGCCGGACGTCGGCGAGGGCCTGACCGAGGCCGAGATCCTCAAGTGGTACGTCCAGCCCGGCGACACCGTGACGGACGGTCAGGTCGTCTGCGAGGTCGAGACCGCGAAGGCCGCCGTCGAGCTGCCGATCCCCTACAACGGGGTGGTCGAGGCGCTGCACTTCCCGGAGGGGACCACGGTCGACGTGGGCACGGCGATCATCGCGGTCGCGGTGGCCGGTGCGCCGGGCGAGGCTCCGGCCGCGCCGGCCGCCGCCCCGGTGGCCCCGGCACCCGCCGCGGAGGAGGCCGAGCCGGCCAAGCGCGAGCCCGTGCTGGTCGGCTACGGCCCGCGCACCGGCACCGCCCAGCGCCGGGCCCGCCGGACCACCGCCGCCGCGCCGGCCGCCCCGGTCGCGCCCGCGGCTGCGGCGCCCGCACCCGTCGCCCCGGCCGCGCCGGTCGCGGCCGTGCCGGTGACCGGTGAGCGCCCGCTGGCCAAGCCGCCGGTGCGCAAGCTGGCCAAGGACCTCGGCGTCGACCTGGCGACCGTGGTGCCGACCGGCAAGGACGGCGTGATCACCCGCGAGGACGTGCACGCGGCCGCCGCCCCGGCCCCCGCCCTGCCGGCCCCCGTCGCCGCCGCGGTCGAGGCCGCGCCGGTCGAGGCGGCGCCGCCGCCGGCCACCGGCCTGGACGTGCGGATCCCGGTCAAGGGCGTGCGCAAGGCCACCGCCCAGGCGATGGTCGCCTCGGCCTTCACCGCGCCGCACGTCACCGAGTTCGTCCAGGTCGACGTGACCCGGACGATGAAGCTGGTGCGCGAGCTCAAGGAGAGCGGCGAGCTGGGCCCCGGCGTGCGGGTCTCCCCGCTGCTGCTGGTCGCCAAGGCGCTGCTCACCGCGGTGCGGCGCTACCCGGAGATCAACGCGGCCTGGGACGAGGCCAACCAGGAGATCGTGGTCAAGGGCCAGGTGAACCTGGGCATCGCGGCGGCCACCCCGCGCGGCCTGATCGTGCCGAACATCAAGAACGCCGGCGCGCTCACCCTGCCCGCCCTGGCCACCGAGCTGGGCGCGCTGATCGACACCGCGCGGCAGGGCAAGACCTCGCCCGCGGCGATGTCCGGCGGCACCGTCACGATCACCAACGTCGGCGTCTTCGGCGTGGACACCGGCACCCCGATCCTGAACCCGGGCGAGGCCGCGATCCTGGCATTCGGCCAGGTGCGGGAGCTGCCCTGGGTGCACAAGGGCCGGGTCGTGCCGCGGCTGGTGACCACCCTGGCGCTCTCCTTCGACCACCGGCTGGTCGACGGCGAGCTGGGCTCCAAGGTGCTGGCCGACACGGCCGCCGTGCTGGAGAAGCCCAAGAAGCTGATCACCTGGGGCTGA